Proteins encoded together in one uncultured Desulfosarcina sp. window:
- a CDS encoding XRE family transcriptional regulator yields MPARKKTTRLTPVGKKIKKARTDKKMSYESLANDTGFSVDFLKSVESGKVTPPVGSLLQISRALEIDSGDLLKEEEDRMQDRIKAYTKRTASYAYTTLTPGAENKHLKAFKVEIDAKKDHEGVSYNHEGEEFVYVLQGNIEVMVGEHVNALGPGDSLHFNSGIQHLLRNTGETDAELIVVIYNP; encoded by the coding sequence ATGCCCGCCAGAAAAAAAACCACCCGTCTTACCCCCGTGGGCAAGAAAATCAAAAAGGCCCGAACGGACAAGAAAATGAGCTACGAGTCGCTGGCCAACGACACCGGCTTTTCCGTCGATTTCCTCAAGAGTGTGGAATCCGGCAAGGTCACGCCGCCGGTGGGCTCCCTGCTGCAAATCTCCCGGGCGCTGGAAATCGATTCCGGCGATCTGCTCAAGGAAGAAGAAGACCGCATGCAGGACCGCATCAAGGCCTATACCAAGCGAACGGCCAGCTACGCCTACACCACCCTGACACCGGGAGCTGAGAACAAGCATCTCAAGGCCTTCAAGGTCGAAATCGACGCCAAAAAAGACCACGAAGGCGTCAGCTACAACCATGAAGGGGAAGAGTTTGTCTACGTGCTTCAGGGCAATATCGAAGTGATGGTGGGTGAACATGTGAATGCTCTCGGGCCAGGCGATTCCCTGCATTTCAACTCCGGCATCCAGCACCTTTTGAGAAATACCGGCGAAACGGATGCGGAACTGATTGTGGTGATATACAACCCGTAA
- a CDS encoding acyl-CoA dehydrogenase has protein sequence MSFKLTDEQLMIQSMVREFSRKVVAETAAERDKTKEFPAKNLKKMAELGLLGMMVPFEYEGSDSDTVGYVLALSEIAYSCASTAVVMSVHNSIVCESILNFGTEDQKQHYLKDLAMGKYIGAFALTEPEAGSDPVSQQTTAVKDGDHYIINGTKRFITTGKNSGLVIVTAKTDPEARHKGISTFIVTRDNPGLVVGNTEDKMGLRASDTTDLHFEDCRVPATDMLGKEGEGFKIVMKGLDGGRIGIAAQSLGVAQAAFDAAVNYAKQRDQFGQKISKFQGLRWIIADMATEIEAARQLTLSAAAMKDSKKRFTTQASMAKLYASEMVNRVVAKALQMHGGYGFTKDYPVERFYRDARVFTIYEGTSEIQRVVISNNILKDKRTTK, from the coding sequence ATGTCATTCAAGTTAACCGATGAACAATTGATGATCCAGTCGATGGTTCGCGAGTTCTCCCGCAAGGTCGTCGCTGAAACTGCAGCGGAGCGGGACAAAACCAAGGAATTTCCCGCCAAAAACCTCAAGAAGATGGCGGAACTGGGGCTGTTGGGGATGATGGTGCCCTTCGAATACGAAGGCTCGGATTCGGACACGGTTGGCTACGTCCTGGCCCTTTCCGAAATCGCCTATTCCTGTGCTTCCACGGCGGTGGTCATGTCCGTACACAACTCCATCGTCTGCGAGAGCATCCTGAATTTCGGCACCGAAGATCAGAAGCAGCACTACCTCAAGGATCTGGCCATGGGCAAGTACATCGGGGCCTTCGCCCTGACCGAGCCCGAGGCCGGCTCGGATCCGGTCAGCCAGCAGACTACGGCGGTGAAAGACGGCGATCACTACATTATCAACGGAACCAAGCGCTTCATTACCACCGGCAAGAACAGCGGGCTGGTGATTGTCACGGCCAAGACCGATCCGGAGGCCCGTCACAAGGGCATCAGCACCTTTATCGTGACCAGGGACAATCCCGGCCTCGTTGTGGGCAATACCGAGGACAAAATGGGGCTGCGCGCTTCGGACACCACCGATCTGCATTTCGAAGACTGCCGCGTACCGGCAACGGACATGCTCGGCAAGGAGGGCGAAGGCTTCAAGATCGTGATGAAGGGGCTCGACGGCGGGCGCATCGGCATTGCCGCCCAAAGCCTGGGGGTGGCCCAGGCAGCCTTTGACGCGGCCGTCAATTATGCCAAACAGCGCGATCAATTCGGCCAGAAGATATCCAAGTTCCAGGGTTTGCGCTGGATCATCGCCGACATGGCCACGGAAATCGAAGCGGCCCGCCAGTTGACCCTTTCCGCCGCCGCCATGAAAGACAGCAAAAAGCGTTTTACCACCCAGGCGTCTATGGCCAAGCTCTACGCCTCGGAAATGGTCAACCGGGTCGTCGCCAAGGCCTTGCAGATGCACGGCGGTTACGGTTTTACCAAGGACTACCCGGTGGAGCGTTTCTACCGGGACGCGAGGGTGTTCACCATTTACGAAGGTACTTCGGAGATCCAGCGGGTGGTGATTTCCAATAATATACTCAAAGACAAGCGGACGACAAAATAA
- a CDS encoding DUF6485 family protein, producing MECNKEKNLNHCNCSYEPCSRKGICCECISYHVKMRQLPACVFPDDAERTYDRSYEHFARLVKEGRV from the coding sequence ATGGAATGCAACAAAGAGAAAAACCTGAACCACTGCAACTGCTCCTACGAACCCTGTTCCCGCAAAGGCATCTGCTGCGAGTGTATCAGCTACCATGTTAAAATGCGTCAGTTGCCGGCCTGCGTCTTTCCTGACGATGCCGAGCGCACCTATGACCGCAGTTATGAGCATTTCGCCAGGCTGGTAAAAGAAGGTCGGGTATAG
- the surE gene encoding 5'/3'-nucleotidase SurE — protein MKIVVTNDDGYDHPGLAALVETAARFGDVTVVAPATPQSYGGHRVTVREPILVERPSQNTYVVHGTPADCSRLAIKELVSDIDWVMAGINPGANLGSDVFQSGTVAAAREAAILGVRAVAVSQYIAAGCRVDWPAARAQLIRRLPALLTTPLAPGHFLNVNLPSPIRAEDSLHHQFCPLDKHPHKYRYVEDRGRYRYQGVIHDRPRAPGSDVDVCFGGAISVSLLEI, from the coding sequence TTGAAGATTGTCGTGACCAATGATGACGGTTATGATCATCCCGGCCTGGCGGCGCTGGTCGAAACGGCAGCCCGTTTTGGGGATGTAACTGTCGTCGCCCCGGCAACGCCACAGTCCTACGGGGGGCACCGGGTGACTGTGCGCGAACCGATCCTCGTCGAGCGGCCGTCGCAAAACACCTATGTCGTTCACGGCACGCCGGCGGATTGCAGCCGCCTGGCCATCAAAGAGCTTGTTTCGGACATTGACTGGGTCATGGCAGGCATCAATCCGGGGGCCAATCTGGGCAGCGACGTTTTTCAGTCGGGTACCGTGGCAGCCGCCCGGGAAGCCGCCATCCTCGGAGTTCGTGCCGTTGCCGTTTCCCAGTACATTGCCGCGGGGTGCCGCGTCGATTGGCCGGCCGCCCGGGCCCAGTTGATCCGGCGCCTGCCTGCTCTGCTTACTACACCCCTGGCGCCCGGCCATTTTTTAAACGTCAACCTTCCCAGCCCCATTCGGGCAGAGGACAGCCTGCACCACCAGTTCTGTCCACTGGACAAACATCCTCACAAATATCGATATGTCGAAGATCGCGGAAGATATCGCTATCAGGGCGTCATCCACGACCGTCCCCGCGCGCCGGGCAGCGATGTGGATGTCTGCTTTGGCGGCGCCATCTCGGTGAGCCTTTTGGAGATATGA
- a CDS encoding NUDIX hydrolase, with amino-acid sequence MNYCSQCGGPVALTVPPDDERPRYVCPACGTVHYQNPKLVVGCIPVWEERILMCRRAIEPRRGYWTLPAGFLENGETVAAGARRETFEETGSRVVDLVPYLMVDIVYIHQIYLMYRCRLQAPDFHPTRESSEVKLVTEAEIPWDAIAFTVIEKTLHHYLQDRSAGSFSFRTDRIDAPPTAA; translated from the coding sequence ATGAACTACTGTTCCCAATGCGGCGGGCCGGTTGCCCTGACCGTTCCCCCCGATGATGAGCGCCCTCGGTATGTCTGCCCGGCCTGCGGCACCGTTCACTACCAGAACCCCAAACTCGTGGTGGGATGCATCCCAGTGTGGGAGGAGCGCATCCTCATGTGTCGGCGGGCTATCGAGCCGCGCAGGGGGTACTGGACCCTGCCGGCCGGTTTTCTAGAGAACGGCGAGACAGTGGCTGCCGGCGCCCGGCGGGAAACCTTCGAGGAAACCGGCTCCCGGGTCGTTGATCTGGTCCCCTACCTTATGGTGGATATCGTTTACATTCACCAGATTTATCTGATGTACCGCTGCCGCTTGCAGGCGCCGGATTTTCACCCCACCCGGGAGAGTTCGGAAGTGAAGCTCGTGACCGAAGCCGAGATCCCCTGGGACGCAATCGCCTTTACGGTCATTGAGAAGACCCTGCATCACTATTTGCAGGATCGGTCCGCCGGCAGCTTTTCATTTCGGACGGATCGGATCGACGCGCCTCCCACCGCTGCCTAA
- a CDS encoding acetyl-CoA C-acetyltransferase: protein MKEAVIVSAVRTPLGSFNGSLAGIGATDLGAIVIEEAIRRAGIEKTEVDEVLMGQVLPCGYGQNPAKQAAVKAGMPWEAECITVNKVCGSALKTVMLAAQAIQLGDAEVAVAGGMETMSLAPYYLEKARFGYRMGPGQLQDSMIHDGLWDIVNDFHMGISNELCSERYEVSREEQDRYAAESYRRALDAIESGRFDEQIVPVSIPQRKGDPKIFGRDECPRPTSYEALAKMKPAFKKDGFGTAGNASIISDGAAAVVVMSREKAEALGCTIMATIGAQASYGIDMKYVLVAPIWAIPKCLKKEGLGIDDVDLFEVNEAFSGSTVSVMKELNLSADKTNVNGGSVALGHPIGASGCRVLVTLLYEMIRRDLKTGLASLCLGGGEAVAMVVKR, encoded by the coding sequence ATGAAAGAAGCAGTAATTGTCAGCGCCGTGCGCACGCCGTTGGGCAGTTTCAACGGTTCGCTGGCCGGCATTGGAGCGACCGATCTGGGCGCCATCGTCATCGAGGAGGCCATTCGGCGGGCCGGTATCGAAAAGACCGAAGTCGATGAAGTCCTCATGGGTCAGGTGCTGCCCTGCGGTTACGGCCAGAATCCGGCCAAGCAGGCGGCTGTGAAGGCCGGCATGCCTTGGGAGGCGGAGTGCATTACGGTCAACAAAGTGTGCGGCTCGGCCCTCAAAACAGTCATGCTGGCCGCCCAGGCAATCCAGTTGGGGGATGCCGAAGTGGCGGTGGCCGGCGGCATGGAAACCATGAGCCTGGCGCCCTACTACCTGGAAAAGGCCCGCTTCGGCTATCGCATGGGGCCCGGCCAGCTCCAGGATTCCATGATTCACGACGGGTTGTGGGATATCGTCAACGACTTCCACATGGGCATCTCCAACGAGTTGTGCTCCGAACGTTACGAAGTCAGTCGGGAAGAGCAGGATCGGTACGCCGCCGAGTCTTACCGGCGGGCTCTCGACGCCATCGAAAGCGGTCGCTTCGACGAGCAGATCGTTCCGGTTTCCATTCCCCAGCGCAAGGGCGACCCCAAGATTTTTGGCAGAGACGAATGTCCCCGACCGACTTCATACGAGGCCCTGGCCAAGATGAAACCGGCCTTCAAAAAGGACGGCTTCGGCACCGCCGGCAATGCCTCCATTATCAGCGACGGTGCTGCCGCGGTCGTGGTCATGTCCCGGGAAAAGGCCGAGGCGCTGGGCTGTACGATCATGGCGACCATCGGCGCCCAGGCCTCCTATGGCATCGATATGAAATACGTGCTGGTGGCGCCCATCTGGGCGATTCCCAAGTGCCTGAAGAAAGAGGGCCTCGGCATCGATGACGTGGATCTCTTCGAGGTCAACGAGGCCTTTTCCGGATCGACCGTTTCCGTCATGAAGGAACTGAATCTGTCGGCGGACAAAACCAATGTCAATGGAGGCAGCGTGGCCCTGGGCCATCCCATCGGGGCCAGCGGCTGCCGGGTGCTGGTGACCCTGCTTTACGAGATGATTCGGCGGGATCTGAAGACCGGTCTGGCATCGTTGTGTCTGGGCGGGGGGGAGGCGGTGGCTATGGTAGTCAAACGATAA
- the acs gene encoding acetate--CoA ligase: MTDVKLKEIYPVPEDFRQKAYINSYEQYKKMWQESIDDPDGFWGKVADEQVTWFKKWDKVADFNYGATADDLYIRWFTNAKLNVSYNCLDRHLDTRGDQVALIWEGNDPGESRQFTYKDLHAEVCKFANVLKKNGIQKGDVVTFYLPMIPELAIGILACTRIGAIHAVVFGGFSAEALASRIQDSGSVLVVSCDGTFRGAKAIPQKANADRAIQSSPTIHTHLVVERVGDRVQVDWNSETDKWYHEEVAKVDADCPPEEMDAEDPLFILYTSGSTGKPKGVMHTTGGYLTYVSYTHKLIFDYHDGDIYWCTADIGWVTGHSYIVYGPLCNGATSVMFEGVPNYPDFGRFWAIVEKYKINIFYTAPTAIRALAKEGDSWVKKHDISSIRLLGSVGEPLNPEAWNWYYQTIGRGECPIVDTWWQTETGGILITPLPGAIDIKPAQATVPFFGVEPAIVDDSGKELEGKCQGNLIIKRSWPGQMRGVYKNPVRFFETYFTQFEGVYTTGDGCRRDKDGYYQITGRVDDVINVSGHRMGTAEVESALVSHPSVAESAVVGYPHPVKGQSIYAFVTLNSGVEKTEELKKELVAHVRNEIGPIATPEMLQWLDFLPKTRSGKIMRRILKKVAAGDFNKGAMGDTSTLADPNTVDLAIEGAMVLQRPN, translated from the coding sequence ATGACAGATGTGAAGCTCAAGGAGATTTATCCGGTACCCGAAGATTTCAGGCAAAAAGCGTACATCAACAGCTATGAGCAGTACAAAAAAATGTGGCAGGAGTCCATCGATGACCCTGATGGATTCTGGGGAAAGGTCGCCGACGAGCAGGTGACCTGGTTTAAAAAATGGGACAAGGTTGCGGATTTCAACTACGGCGCCACCGCCGATGATCTGTATATCCGGTGGTTCACCAACGCCAAACTCAACGTTTCCTACAACTGCCTCGACCGGCATCTCGACACCCGCGGCGATCAGGTGGCCCTCATCTGGGAGGGCAACGATCCCGGCGAAAGCAGGCAATTCACTTACAAGGATCTGCATGCAGAGGTCTGTAAATTCGCCAATGTACTGAAAAAAAACGGCATACAAAAGGGCGACGTGGTCACCTTCTATCTGCCGATGATCCCCGAACTGGCCATCGGCATCCTCGCCTGTACGCGTATCGGAGCCATCCACGCCGTGGTCTTCGGCGGCTTCTCCGCCGAGGCGCTGGCCAGCCGTATTCAGGACAGCGGAAGCGTTCTGGTGGTCTCCTGCGACGGCACCTTCCGGGGGGCCAAGGCCATCCCCCAGAAGGCCAACGCGGACCGGGCGATTCAGTCCTCCCCCACCATCCACACCCACCTGGTGGTCGAACGCGTCGGCGACAGGGTCCAGGTAGACTGGAACAGTGAAACCGACAAATGGTACCATGAGGAAGTCGCCAAGGTGGATGCCGATTGCCCGCCGGAGGAGATGGACGCCGAAGACCCGCTTTTCATTCTCTACACCTCGGGCTCCACCGGAAAGCCCAAAGGCGTCATGCACACCACCGGCGGCTATCTGACCTACGTCTCCTATACCCACAAACTGATTTTCGACTACCACGACGGAGACATCTACTGGTGCACGGCCGACATCGGCTGGGTGACCGGCCATTCCTACATCGTATACGGCCCGCTGTGCAACGGCGCCACGTCCGTCATGTTCGAAGGGGTGCCCAACTACCCGGACTTCGGACGATTCTGGGCCATCGTCGAAAAATACAAGATCAACATTTTCTACACCGCGCCGACGGCCATCCGGGCGTTGGCCAAAGAAGGCGACTCCTGGGTCAAAAAGCATGACATCTCCTCGATCCGTCTGTTGGGCTCCGTCGGCGAACCGCTGAATCCCGAGGCATGGAATTGGTATTACCAGACCATCGGCCGCGGCGAATGCCCCATCGTCGATACCTGGTGGCAGACGGAAACCGGTGGCATCCTGATCACGCCGCTGCCCGGAGCGATCGATATCAAACCGGCCCAGGCCACGGTGCCCTTCTTCGGTGTCGAACCGGCCATCGTGGACGACAGCGGGAAGGAACTGGAAGGCAAGTGCCAGGGCAATCTGATCATCAAACGCTCCTGGCCGGGCCAGATGCGCGGCGTGTACAAGAACCCGGTGCGGTTCTTCGAGACCTATTTCACGCAGTTCGAAGGCGTCTATACCACCGGCGATGGCTGCCGGCGAGACAAGGACGGCTATTATCAGATCACCGGCCGGGTGGACGACGTAATCAATGTATCCGGCCACCGCATGGGCACCGCCGAGGTCGAATCGGCATTGGTTTCCCATCCCTCTGTCGCCGAATCGGCGGTGGTAGGCTATCCCCATCCGGTCAAGGGGCAGTCCATCTACGCATTTGTCACGCTCAATTCAGGCGTCGAGAAGACCGAGGAGCTTAAAAAGGAGCTTGTGGCCCATGTCCGGAATGAGATCGGCCCGATCGCCACACCGGAAATGCTGCAGTGGCTTGACTTCCTGCCCAAGACGCGCTCCGGGAAAATCATGCGGAGAATTCTTAAGAAAGTCGCCGCCGGCGACTTTAATAAAGGTGCCATGGGCGACACTTCCACACTGGCCGATCCGAACACCGTGGATCTGGCCATCGAGGGCGCCATGGTGCTGCAAAGACCGAATTGA
- a CDS encoding amino acid-binding protein, producing the protein MVRTEISLFLKNEPGELGKLATMMGEAGINIDALTIQDASAYVLELFKARGKSLKRIASAASYNSMRKDSAQFALIRLLAEDGKTNAAIDLLSQHDYTFDILPVIAVQLDNKPGELARLASRFGEAGVNINYVYGSVAGPDAKCLFVFCPEDIDLASKIFAETGANQ; encoded by the coding sequence ATGGTCAGAACGGAAATCTCCCTGTTCCTGAAAAACGAGCCCGGTGAGCTGGGAAAGCTGGCCACCATGATGGGTGAGGCCGGCATCAATATCGATGCGTTGACCATCCAGGACGCTTCGGCCTATGTGCTGGAACTGTTCAAGGCCCGTGGAAAATCCCTTAAACGAATCGCATCGGCCGCCAGCTACAACTCCATGCGCAAGGACTCGGCCCAGTTCGCTTTGATCCGCCTGCTGGCAGAGGACGGCAAAACCAACGCCGCCATCGATCTGCTCTCCCAGCACGATTACACCTTTGACATCCTGCCGGTCATTGCCGTGCAATTGGACAACAAGCCCGGTGAACTGGCCCGTCTCGCGTCCCGCTTCGGTGAAGCCGGCGTCAACATCAACTACGTGTATGGGTCCGTAGCCGGACCGGATGCCAAATGCCTGTTCGTCTTCTGTCCCGAAGACATCGATTTGGCATCCAAGATTTTTGCCGAGACCGGCGCCAATCAATAA
- a CDS encoding HD domain-containing protein, which yields MMSQPTPNREDALALLQRYNQSESLIKHAFAVEGVMRYMARKHGEDEDVWGVVGLIHDLDYEQFPDQHCKKTEEILRENNWPEDLIRAVISHGYGICTDVKPETTMEKVLFAIDELTGLVTTSALVRPSKSVMDMKAKSVKKKWKDKRFAAKVDRSIIQRGADMLGVELGELITDTIMGMREVADEIGLKGTP from the coding sequence ATGATGAGCCAACCAACGCCTAACCGGGAGGATGCCCTGGCCCTGCTCCAACGATACAACCAGAGCGAAAGCCTGATCAAACATGCCTTTGCCGTGGAAGGGGTAATGCGCTACATGGCCCGCAAACACGGCGAAGACGAAGATGTATGGGGTGTGGTGGGTCTGATTCATGATTTGGACTATGAACAGTTTCCCGACCAGCATTGCAAAAAAACCGAAGAAATTTTGCGTGAAAACAACTGGCCGGAAGATTTGATCCGGGCGGTCATCAGCCACGGCTATGGCATCTGCACCGATGTCAAACCGGAAACCACCATGGAGAAAGTGCTTTTCGCCATCGATGAACTCACCGGCCTGGTGACCACATCCGCCCTGGTGCGACCCAGCAAGAGCGTCATGGATATGAAAGCCAAATCGGTGAAGAAAAAATGGAAGGACAAACGCTTTGCCGCCAAGGTGGACCGCTCCATCATTCAGCGGGGGGCCGACATGCTGGGCGTGGAGTTGGGCGAACTGATCACCGACACCATCATGGGCATGCGCGAAGTGGCCGATGAAATCGGTCTGAAAGGAACCCCCTGA
- a CDS encoding 4Fe-4S binding protein: protein MAPSDKVKRAAEVIFRQGMVQFPVTETAVAIIQRVVGDVEEELDLIYAFREKPSQTLNQLVESSKMPEERITFLAKSLARKGLVFNQPSSSGVMVYRLLPLMMVGLMEYRFMGPLTGSDEKKELAVLFETLLSELRDQTQQHYDALAPLFKTAPAVDRTVPAGNTADGKAIRIVPVEKSLGAAEETILPSQTVAAIIDKFDDIAVGHCFCRQRRSLLGEPCKTDAPVWNCFSFGKSARHTSAQGFAKKVTREEALRIMREAEKAGLIHKAFHPGSRESSPETSICNCCKDCCDTLRLWRDGTLPMINSTYYLSVIDTEACSGCGTCVEWCPTDAILLDDDGVARREENACLGCGVCARFCPEEAISLKEGLRKVFIMPPRLRNG, encoded by the coding sequence ATGGCCCCATCGGACAAAGTGAAACGGGCGGCAGAAGTGATCTTCCGGCAGGGAATGGTTCAATTCCCGGTTACCGAAACTGCGGTTGCCATCATCCAGCGCGTTGTGGGCGATGTGGAGGAAGAACTGGACCTGATTTACGCCTTTCGTGAAAAACCGTCTCAAACCCTGAATCAACTGGTCGAATCCAGCAAAATGCCGGAGGAGAGAATCACCTTTCTGGCAAAAAGCCTGGCTCGCAAAGGCTTGGTGTTCAACCAGCCCAGTTCCAGCGGCGTCATGGTGTATCGGCTCCTGCCGCTGATGATGGTCGGCCTGATGGAGTACCGGTTCATGGGGCCGCTGACCGGCAGCGATGAGAAAAAAGAGCTTGCCGTTCTGTTCGAAACGCTGCTGTCGGAACTCAGGGATCAGACCCAGCAGCATTACGACGCCCTGGCCCCTTTGTTCAAGACGGCCCCTGCGGTCGACCGCACTGTACCGGCCGGCAACACCGCCGATGGCAAAGCCATTCGCATCGTTCCGGTCGAAAAATCCCTGGGGGCCGCCGAGGAGACGATTCTTCCCAGCCAGACCGTCGCGGCGATCATCGACAAATTCGACGATATTGCCGTAGGACATTGTTTCTGCCGCCAGCGGAGGAGTCTTCTGGGAGAACCGTGTAAAACGGATGCACCCGTCTGGAACTGCTTTTCTTTCGGAAAATCCGCACGGCACACCAGCGCCCAGGGCTTTGCCAAAAAGGTTACCCGCGAAGAAGCCCTGCGGATCATGAGAGAGGCGGAAAAAGCCGGCCTGATCCACAAGGCCTTTCACCCGGGGTCCCGTGAATCCAGCCCGGAAACCAGCATCTGCAACTGCTGCAAAGATTGCTGCGACACCCTGCGACTCTGGCGGGACGGCACCCTGCCAATGATCAACTCCACCTACTATCTTTCCGTGATCGATACGGAAGCCTGCTCGGGCTGCGGCACCTGTGTCGAGTGGTGCCCCACCGATGCCATCCTTCTCGATGACGACGGGGTGGCCCGTCGGGAAGAAAATGCCTGCCTAGGCTGCGGGGTCTGCGCCCGCTTCTGTCCGGAAGAGGCCATCTCCCTCAAAGAGGGCCTGCGCAAGGTCTTTATCATGCCTCCGCGGCTGCGAAACGGTTAG
- a CDS encoding 3-hydroxybutyryl-CoA dehydrogenase, whose amino-acid sequence MEINTFGVIGAGQMGNGIAQVAATAGLNVIMSDIKIEFAEKGLANITKILAKNVDKGKISAEDKDAILARIKITADLKDMADADFVVEAATENETLKFKVFQDLDEICRPGVILATNTSSIPIGRIAAQTGRPEKVIGMHFMNPVPVMKLVEVIRGLATSDETFQTTWDLSLKFGKTPALANDFPGFIANRILLPMINEAVFALYHGVGTREDIDTVMKLGMNHPMGPLALADLIGLDTCLAIMETLYNGFKDSKYRPCPLLRKYVEAGWLGRKTGRGFYEY is encoded by the coding sequence ATGGAAATCAATACCTTTGGCGTTATCGGCGCCGGGCAGATGGGCAACGGCATCGCCCAAGTGGCAGCCACTGCAGGCCTCAACGTCATCATGAGCGACATCAAGATCGAGTTTGCCGAAAAAGGGCTGGCCAATATCACCAAAATTCTCGCCAAGAATGTGGACAAGGGCAAGATCAGCGCCGAGGACAAGGATGCCATCCTGGCCCGCATCAAGATCACCGCCGATCTCAAGGACATGGCCGATGCCGATTTCGTCGTCGAAGCGGCCACGGAAAACGAGACGCTCAAGTTCAAGGTTTTCCAGGATCTGGACGAGATCTGCCGGCCGGGCGTCATCCTGGCCACCAACACCTCTTCGATTCCCATCGGCCGGATCGCCGCCCAGACCGGCAGACCGGAAAAGGTCATCGGCATGCACTTCATGAATCCGGTGCCGGTGATGAAACTGGTAGAGGTGATCCGCGGTCTGGCCACCTCCGACGAAACTTTTCAGACCACCTGGGACCTGTCGCTCAAGTTCGGCAAAACTCCGGCCCTGGCCAATGACTTCCCCGGTTTTATCGCCAACCGCATCCTTTTGCCCATGATCAACGAGGCCGTGTTCGCCCTCTACCATGGGGTCGGCACGCGCGAGGATATCGACACCGTGATGAAACTGGGCATGAACCACCCCATGGGGCCGCTGGCCCTGGCGGATCTCATTGGTCTGGATACCTGCCTGGCCATCATGGAAACGCTGTACAACGGATTCAAGGATTCCAAATATCGCCCCTGTCCGCTGCTGAGAAAATATGTGGAAGCCGGCTGGTTGGGCCGTAAAACCGGTCGGGGATTTTACGAATATTAG